One window of the Populus nigra chromosome 4, ddPopNigr1.1, whole genome shotgun sequence genome contains the following:
- the LOC133691610 gene encoding glyoxylate/hydroxypyruvate reductase HPR3-like codes for MDCNGYHQENHDQNLFPKPKVLILEPPPVFKYHEDKLSQKFHFLKAWDSPLPLDQFLTTHAHSVQAILSHGTCPVTTSTIRLLPSLGLIVTTSSGLNQIDLQECRRRGVSVAYAGSLFSADVADIAVGLLIDALRKISAGNRYVTQGLWANNGDFSLGSKLGGRKVGIVGLGSIGLEVGKRLEPFGCNILYSSRNKKSSVSYPYYSNVCELAANCEVLIICCELNDQTRHMINKEVLLALGKKGLIINVGRGAIIDEQEMVRCLMQGEIAGAGLDVFENEPHVPSELIALDNVVLSPHRAVHTEETLMALVELVMGNLEAFFSNKPLLSPVILDE; via the exons ATGGATTGTAATGGTTATCATCAAGAAAATCATGATCAAAACCTTTTCCCAAAGCCAAAAGTCTTAATTCTTGAACCACCACCAGTCTTCAAATATCACGAAGACAAACTCTCCCAAAAATTCCATTTCTTGAAAGCATGGGACTCACCACTTCCTTTAGACCAGTTTTTGACTACTCATGCACACTCAGTCCAAGCTATTCTGTCCCATGGAACCTGTCCAGTCACCACCAGCACTATAAGGCTGTTGCCATCTCTGGGGCTTATTGTCACCACAAGTTCTGGACTCAACCAAATCGACTTGCAAGAGTGTCGTCGGAGAGGGGTATCTGTGGCTTATGCTGGAAGCCTTTTTTCTGCAGATGTTGCTGATATAGCAGTAGGGCTGTTGATTGATGCGCTGAGAAAGATATCGGCTGGAAATCGTTACGTCACCCAAGGACTGTGGGCTAACAACGGAGATTTTTCTCTTGGCTCTAAG TTGGGAGGCAGGAAAGTTGGGATTGTTGGACTTGGAAGCATTGGCCTAGAAGTTGGAAAAAGGCTAGAGCCCTTTGGCTGCAATATCTTGTACAGCTCAAGGAACAAGAAGTCATCTGTATCATACCCTTATTATTCCAATGTCTGTGAACTAGCAGCAAACTGTGAGGTCCTCATAATTTGTTGTGAATTAAATGATCAAACTCGCCACATGATTAACAAGGAAGTCTTGCTAGCATTGGGGAAGAAAGGATTGATCATTAATGTTGGACGCGGGGCTATTATAGACGAGCAAGAAATGGTGAGGTGCTTGATGCAAGGAGAGATTGCAGGTGCCGGATTGGATGTGTTTGAGAACGAGCCTCATGTTCCCAGTGAGCTCATTGCATTAGACAATGTTGTCCTGTCACCGCATAGAGCTGTCCACACTGAGGAAACTTTGATGGCTTTGGTTGAACTTGTGATGGGGAACTTGGAagctttcttttcaaataaaccTTTGCTTTCTCCTGTAATATTGGATGAATGA